One segment of Streptomyces sp. TG1A-8 DNA contains the following:
- a CDS encoding aldo/keto reductase produces the protein MPFARLSSATTPTCHLGLGLAAVGRPGYINLGRDADLPPVRSVDALRERTHDLLDAAYAQGVRYFDAARSYGRAEEFLAAWLDARPDLDDVVVGSKWGYTYTAGWSADAEQHEVKDHSPAAYERQRAETGRLLGDRLDLYQIHSVTPDSPALTDKELHARLAEAAAGGLTVGFSTSGPAQADAIRAALEVTVDGEPLFRTVQSTYNALETSAGPALAEAHDAGLTVIVKEGLANGRLAAPHAPEALKAVAEETSLGCDAVALAFVLRQPWAGVVLSGAATVAQLASNLHAPAVDLDAGRLARIATLVEDPRAYWERRGRLPWH, from the coding sequence ATGCCCTTCGCACGTCTCTCCTCAGCCACGACGCCCACCTGCCACCTCGGCCTGGGCCTCGCCGCCGTCGGCCGGCCCGGCTACATCAACCTGGGCCGTGACGCCGACCTCCCGCCGGTCCGCAGCGTGGACGCCCTGCGCGAGCGCACCCACGACCTCCTCGACGCCGCCTACGCCCAGGGCGTGCGCTACTTCGACGCGGCCCGCTCCTACGGCCGCGCGGAGGAGTTCCTCGCCGCCTGGCTCGACGCCCGCCCGGACCTCGACGACGTGGTGGTCGGCAGCAAGTGGGGCTACACCTACACCGCCGGCTGGTCCGCCGACGCCGAGCAGCACGAGGTGAAGGACCACAGCCCGGCGGCGTACGAGCGGCAGCGCGCCGAGACCGGCCGGCTGCTCGGCGACCGGCTCGACCTGTACCAGATCCACTCGGTGACCCCGGACAGCCCGGCCCTGACCGACAAGGAACTCCACGCCCGGCTCGCCGAAGCCGCCGCGGGCGGCCTGACCGTCGGCTTCTCCACCAGCGGCCCCGCCCAGGCCGACGCGATCCGCGCGGCGCTGGAGGTGACGGTCGACGGCGAGCCCCTCTTCCGCACCGTCCAGTCGACGTACAACGCCCTGGAGACCTCGGCGGGGCCCGCGCTCGCCGAGGCGCACGACGCCGGACTGACCGTGATCGTCAAGGAGGGCCTGGCCAACGGCCGGCTCGCCGCACCGCACGCCCCGGAGGCGCTGAAGGCCGTGGCCGAGGAGACCTCCCTCGGCTGCGATGCCGTGGCCCTCGCCTTCGTCCTGCGGCAGCCGTGGGCGGGCGTCGTCCTGTCCGGCGCGGCGACCGTCGCCCAGCTCGCCTCCAACCTCCACGCACCCGCCGTCGACCTCGACGCCGGCCGACTGGCCCGCATCGCCACCCTCGTGGAGGACCCGCGCGCCTACTGGGAGCGGCGCGGACGGCTGCCCTGGCACTGA
- a CDS encoding serine/threonine-protein kinase has protein sequence MRLHESALALKSRCTAEILAGRYRLDTLIGSGGAADVHHGFDLRLRRSVAVKVFRSGTDADLEERFQSETVILARLQHPGLVTAFDAGRHNGRAYLVMQLIEGPTLRGRIAQGPLTAEETAALGAALARALAHAHEAGVVHRDVKPSNILLDASGRPHLTDFGISRLLDATTRTATGALIGTAAYLSPEQVLGRPVGLPADVYALGLVLLECLTGRLEYDGGPLEAAIARLHRPPVLPAFLPEEFAALLRDMTALDEEARPPAQECARALTALAGTVRSVPVVPAAPVTSVVPPGTSARDADATHRHPSPAAERTAPRTAPARARALVIGGTAALAAAMSAVLAVSDAPPHHGGDGGTAQAVSRPSQEAGTPRTSPAGTGPVSAAASSSARGVSTAPLHDAAAPHRGRPTAGSASTPARGEPVTGAAGHGTATSPARSGPGATPGDRFTPPAEPEEGTAEPEEGTAEPEGTAGAETQKPENDGAPHGKAGDAGRSSKKPGNGKS, from the coding sequence TGCACCGCCGAAATACTGGCGGGGCGGTACCGACTGGACACACTCATCGGCTCGGGCGGTGCCGCCGACGTCCACCACGGTTTCGACCTTCGCCTGCGGCGCTCCGTGGCGGTGAAGGTCTTCCGCAGCGGCACCGACGCCGACCTGGAGGAACGCTTCCAGAGCGAGACGGTGATCCTGGCCCGCCTGCAGCACCCCGGGCTGGTGACCGCCTTCGACGCGGGGCGGCACAACGGCCGCGCGTACCTGGTGATGCAGCTGATCGAAGGCCCCACGCTCAGGGGCCGCATCGCCCAGGGGCCGCTGACCGCCGAGGAGACCGCCGCACTGGGCGCCGCTCTCGCCCGGGCCCTGGCCCACGCGCACGAGGCGGGGGTCGTCCACCGCGACGTCAAGCCGTCCAACATCCTCCTGGACGCCTCCGGCCGGCCCCACCTGACCGACTTCGGCATCTCCCGGCTGCTCGACGCCACCACCCGCACCGCCACCGGCGCCCTCATCGGCACGGCGGCCTACCTCTCCCCCGAGCAGGTGCTCGGCCGGCCCGTCGGCCTGCCCGCCGACGTCTACGCCCTCGGCCTCGTGCTCCTCGAATGCCTCACGGGCCGGCTCGAATACGACGGCGGGCCCCTCGAAGCGGCGATCGCGCGGCTGCACCGGCCGCCCGTGCTGCCGGCCTTCCTGCCGGAGGAGTTCGCGGCCCTGCTGCGGGACATGACCGCCCTCGACGAGGAGGCCCGCCCCCCGGCACAGGAGTGCGCCCGGGCGCTGACCGCCCTGGCCGGCACGGTCCGTTCCGTGCCGGTCGTGCCCGCGGCCCCCGTCACGAGCGTCGTTCCGCCCGGAACTTCGGCGCGGGACGCCGACGCCACGCACCGGCACCCGTCGCCCGCCGCGGAGCGGACCGCGCCGAGGACCGCGCCCGCCCGCGCCCGCGCCCTGGTCATCGGTGGGACCGCCGCGCTCGCCGCCGCCATGTCCGCCGTCCTCGCCGTTTCCGACGCCCCGCCGCACCACGGGGGCGACGGGGGGACGGCACAGGCCGTCAGCCGCCCCTCGCAGGAGGCCGGGACGCCACGCACCTCGCCGGCGGGGACCGGTCCCGTCTCCGCGGCCGCGTCGTCCTCCGCCCGCGGCGTCTCCACCGCACCGCTCCACGACGCCGCCGCCCCGCACCGCGGCCGTCCCACCGCCGGCTCGGCCTCCACCCCCGCTCGCGGGGAACCGGTCACCGGGGCGGCCGGGCACGGCACCGCGACTTCCCCTGCACGGTCCGGGCCCGGTGCGACGCCGGGGGACCGGTTCACGCCCCCGGCGGAGCCGGAGGAGGGGACGGCGGAGCCGGAGGAGGGAACGGCGGAGCCGGAGGGAACCGCAGGGGCGGAGACGCAGAAGCCGGAGAACGACGGCGCACCGCACGGCAAGGCCGGGGACGCCGGGCGGAGTTCGAAGAAACCGGGGAACGGCAAGTCGTAG
- the argH gene encoding argininosuccinate lyase — MSSNNGDVRLWGGRFADGPAEALAKLSASVHFDWRLAPYDIAGSRAHARVLHKADLLTDDELTRMTAGLDRLEADVASGAFVGTVADEDVHTALERGLLERLGPDLGGKLRAGRSRNDQVATLFRMYLRDHARTIGALIADLQDALIGLAEAHPDVAMPGRTHLQHAQPVLFAHHVLAHVQSLSRDAERLRQWDERTAVSPYGSGALAGSSLGLDPEAVAKDLGFERGSVGNSIDGTASRDFVAEFAFITAMIGVNLSRIAEEIIIWNTKEFSFVTLHDAFSTGSSIMPQKKNPDIAELARGKSGRLIGNLSGLMATLKALPLAYNRDLQEDKEPVFDSCDQLEVLLPAFTGMIATLTVNRERMEELAPAGFSLATDIAEWLVRQGVPFRVAHEVAGECVKAAEAEGKELDELTDEQFAKISAHLTPEVRTVLNVPGALASRNGRGGTAPAAVAVQLAEVKADVAAQHAWADAEKK, encoded by the coding sequence GTGAGCAGCAACAACGGTGACGTACGGCTCTGGGGCGGCCGTTTCGCCGACGGTCCCGCCGAGGCCCTGGCGAAGCTGTCCGCGTCCGTCCACTTCGACTGGCGGCTCGCGCCCTACGACATCGCCGGATCGCGCGCCCACGCGCGCGTGCTGCACAAGGCGGACCTCCTCACCGACGACGAGCTGACCCGCATGACCGCCGGGCTCGACCGGCTGGAGGCGGACGTCGCCTCCGGCGCCTTCGTCGGCACCGTCGCCGACGAGGACGTCCACACGGCCCTGGAGCGCGGCCTGCTGGAGCGCCTCGGCCCCGACCTCGGCGGCAAGCTGCGCGCGGGCCGCTCCCGCAACGACCAGGTCGCCACCCTGTTCCGGATGTACCTGCGGGACCACGCCCGGACGATCGGCGCCCTGATCGCCGATCTCCAGGACGCCCTGATCGGCCTGGCCGAGGCCCACCCGGACGTGGCGATGCCCGGCCGCACCCACCTCCAGCACGCCCAGCCGGTCCTCTTCGCCCACCACGTCCTCGCCCACGTCCAGTCGCTGTCCCGGGACGCCGAGCGGCTGCGCCAGTGGGACGAGCGGACGGCCGTGTCGCCGTACGGCTCCGGCGCCCTCGCGGGCTCCTCCCTCGGCCTGGACCCGGAGGCGGTGGCGAAGGACCTCGGCTTCGAGCGCGGCAGCGTCGGCAACTCCATCGACGGCACCGCCTCCCGCGACTTCGTCGCCGAGTTCGCCTTCATCACCGCGATGATCGGCGTGAACCTCTCCCGGATCGCCGAGGAGATCATCATCTGGAACACGAAGGAGTTCTCCTTCGTGACCCTCCACGACGCGTTCTCCACCGGCTCCTCGATCATGCCGCAGAAGAAGAACCCGGACATCGCCGAGCTGGCCCGCGGCAAGTCCGGCCGCCTCATCGGCAACCTGTCCGGCCTCATGGCGACGCTGAAGGCCCTGCCGCTCGCCTACAACCGCGACCTGCAGGAGGACAAGGAGCCGGTCTTCGACTCCTGCGACCAGCTGGAGGTGCTGCTGCCCGCCTTCACCGGCATGATCGCCACCCTCACCGTCAACCGGGAGCGCATGGAGGAACTGGCCCCGGCCGGTTTCTCGCTCGCCACCGACATCGCCGAGTGGCTGGTCAGGCAGGGCGTGCCGTTCCGCGTGGCGCACGAGGTCGCGGGGGAGTGCGTCAAGGCCGCCGAGGCCGAGGGCAAGGAGCTGGACGAACTCACGGACGAACAGTTCGCGAAGATCTCCGCCCACCTCACCCCCGAGGTGCGCACGGTCCTGAACGTGCCCGGCGCCCTCGCCTCCCGCAACGGCCGCGGCGGCACGGCCCCCGCCGCGGTAGCCGTCCAGCTCGCCGAGGTCAAGGCGGACGTGGCCGCCCAGCACGCCTGGGCGGACGCCGAGAAGAAGTAG
- a CDS encoding ferredoxin reductase family protein, translating to MTTVDARRAAPPGHATARRSPARRSPAGPVLAVLWAGAAAVVALWWADTATVTGAAGWLTGAGRIAGLLCGYACAVLVGLMARVPLLEVRIGSDRVARWHAMAGRYTVCLLVAHVVLVLTGYAAQDRASPWRETATVVLDYPDMLEATAGTVLLLAVGVTSVRAARRRTSHEFWYYVHLLTYAAVLLAFFHQLALGDEFVGRPVAAAVWYALYLGVAVLVLWFRILTPVRLNLRHRLRVQSVDEEAPGVYSVVVRGRHLDRLGVRPGQFFRWRFLGGGLGRTSTPYSLSAPPRPDLLRITVKALGDHSAAVPLLRPGTRVWAEGPYGSLTADRGAGHRSLLIAAGVGVTPLRALFETLPGEVTLLYRAHGAQDLALGGELEAIARWRGARVLYALNGPGGERPPLTAQSLRAAVPGLSGHDVYLCGPRGFAEDVYRALRAAGVPDRRIHHESFEL from the coding sequence ATGACCACCGTGGATGCGCGGCGGGCCGCCCCGCCCGGGCACGCGACCGCCCGGCGCTCCCCCGCACGGCGTTCCCCCGCGGGGCCCGTACTGGCCGTGCTGTGGGCGGGGGCGGCGGCCGTGGTGGCGCTCTGGTGGGCGGACACCGCGACCGTGACCGGCGCTGCCGGCTGGCTGACCGGGGCCGGGCGGATCGCCGGGCTGCTGTGCGGGTACGCCTGCGCGGTGCTGGTCGGCCTCATGGCGCGGGTGCCGCTGCTGGAGGTGCGGATCGGCTCCGACCGGGTGGCGCGCTGGCACGCGATGGCCGGCCGGTACACCGTCTGCCTGCTCGTGGCGCACGTCGTGCTCGTCCTCACCGGGTACGCCGCCCAGGACCGCGCCTCGCCGTGGCGCGAGACGGCGACCGTGGTCCTGGACTACCCGGACATGCTGGAGGCCACCGCCGGCACCGTGCTCCTCCTCGCGGTCGGCGTCACGTCGGTGCGGGCCGCGCGCCGCCGCACCAGCCACGAGTTCTGGTACTACGTGCACCTGCTGACGTACGCGGCCGTCCTCCTGGCGTTCTTCCACCAGCTGGCGCTCGGCGACGAGTTCGTCGGCAGGCCCGTGGCCGCCGCCGTCTGGTACGCGCTGTACCTCGGCGTGGCGGTCCTGGTGCTGTGGTTCCGGATCCTCACCCCGGTCCGGCTCAACCTGCGGCACCGGCTGCGCGTGCAGTCGGTGGACGAGGAGGCGCCGGGCGTGTACTCGGTGGTCGTGCGCGGCCGGCACCTGGACCGGCTGGGGGTGCGGCCGGGGCAGTTCTTCCGCTGGCGGTTCCTCGGCGGGGGCCTGGGCCGGACGTCGACGCCGTACTCCCTGTCCGCGCCGCCGCGCCCGGACCTGCTGCGGATCACGGTCAAGGCGCTCGGCGACCACAGCGCCGCGGTGCCGCTGCTGCGGCCGGGCACCCGGGTCTGGGCGGAGGGCCCGTACGGCTCCCTGACCGCCGACCGGGGTGCCGGTCACCGGTCCCTGCTGATCGCGGCCGGGGTCGGCGTCACCCCGCTGCGGGCGCTGTTCGAGACGCTGCCCGGCGAGGTGACCCTGCTGTACCGGGCGCACGGTGCGCAGGACCTGGCGCTCGGCGGCGAGCTGGAGGCGATCGCCCGGTGGCGCGGGGCGCGGGTGCTGTACGCGCTGAACGGGCCGGGCGGGGAGCGTCCGCCGCTGACGGCGCAGTCGCTGCGCGCGGCCGTCCCCGGCCTGTCCGGCCACGACGTCTACCTGTGCGGCCCGCGCGGCTTCGCCGAGGACGTCTACCGGGCGCTGCGGGCGGCCGGGGTCCCGGACCGCCGCATCCACCACGAGTCGTTCGAACTGTGA
- a CDS encoding pyridoxamine 5'-phosphate oxidase family protein, with translation MGKTYERIDGRLRTFIEEQPLFFTATAPLSGDGTVNLSPKGLKGSLVVLDGLTVAYLDFAGSHAETVAHLRENGRITLMWCAFQGPPTIVRVHGRGEPVFRDDPRFPELLARFPDIDPTPHGLRAIILVHAALVRDTCGYAVPRMSYEEDRDLHGRRFAREDDASLNAYFEKKEHVATSLDGLPGLPLPLPPSAV, from the coding sequence ATGGGAAAGACCTACGAGCGCATAGACGGCAGGCTCCGGACGTTCATCGAGGAACAGCCCCTCTTCTTCACCGCGACCGCCCCGCTGTCGGGCGACGGCACGGTCAACCTCTCCCCCAAGGGCCTCAAGGGCTCCCTCGTCGTGCTCGACGGGCTGACGGTGGCCTACCTGGACTTCGCCGGGTCCCACGCGGAGACCGTCGCCCACCTGCGGGAGAACGGGCGGATCACCCTGATGTGGTGCGCCTTCCAGGGACCGCCCACCATCGTCCGGGTGCACGGCCGGGGCGAACCGGTCTTCCGCGACGACCCCCGCTTCCCCGAGCTGCTCGCCCGCTTCCCGGACATCGACCCCACCCCGCACGGGCTGCGCGCGATCATCCTCGTCCACGCCGCCCTGGTGCGGGACACCTGCGGGTACGCCGTCCCCCGCATGAGCTACGAGGAGGACCGCGACCTGCACGGCAGGCGGTTCGCCCGGGAGGACGACGCCTCGCTGAACGCGTACTTCGAGAAGAAGGAGCACGTCGCGACCAGCCTGGACGGGTTGCCCGGGCTGCCCCTGCCGCTGCCCCCGTCCGCCGTCTGA
- a CDS encoding cell wall metabolism sensor histidine kinase WalK gives MRFLRRLPRPRTLRARLTVGLVVLLAVSCAAVGVAAVVELNGFLTRRLDEQLAQAGTRFPQSLEHDGALPDGHDGGHGDGYGDEYGDTRRTATGTFGARLLNGTVTSKGLIRSGDPAADLDVHLSAGDERRLAGVPADGRAHSVELSALDGYRVVASPGRDGDVLVVGLPLEPVEAAVHRLELVAGIVFGLALVVTGVAGVFWVRWSLQPLSRVAATATRVSELPLASGEVVLPPRVPAADPRGEVGRMATAFNRMLGHVENALTKRHASEERLRRFAADASHELRTPVASVRGHAELALLHPGPVPPEVARALERITAESARMGEMVDDLLLLARLDAGRPLERRPVDLTRLVLDAVADARAAGPGHRWTLDLPEEPVTVTGDAHRLHQVVANLLANARLHTPVGTWVTVTLATGGDAASLSVHDNGPGVPEEVRPHVFERFTRAEHRRRPDASGGGAGLGLSIVAAVVEAHGGGVVLDGGPGATAFTVRLPSG, from the coding sequence ATGAGGTTCCTGCGGCGGCTGCCCCGCCCGCGCACCCTGCGGGCCCGCCTCACCGTGGGCCTGGTGGTGCTCCTCGCGGTGAGCTGCGCGGCCGTGGGAGTCGCCGCGGTCGTGGAGCTGAACGGCTTCCTCACCCGGCGCCTGGACGAACAGCTCGCCCAGGCCGGCACCCGGTTCCCGCAGAGCCTGGAGCACGACGGCGCGCTGCCGGACGGCCACGACGGGGGACACGGCGACGGCTACGGCGACGAGTACGGCGACACCCGCCGGACGGCCACCGGCACCTTCGGCGCCCGCCTGCTGAACGGCACGGTCACCAGCAAGGGCCTCATCCGCTCCGGCGACCCCGCCGCCGACCTGGACGTCCACCTGAGCGCCGGGGACGAGCGGCGGCTGGCCGGGGTGCCGGCCGACGGCCGGGCCCACTCCGTGGAACTCTCCGCCCTGGACGGCTACCGCGTCGTCGCCTCGCCCGGCCGGGACGGGGACGTCCTGGTCGTCGGCCTTCCGCTGGAGCCCGTCGAGGCCGCGGTCCACCGTCTGGAACTGGTGGCCGGGATCGTCTTCGGCCTGGCCCTGGTGGTGACCGGTGTCGCCGGGGTGTTCTGGGTGCGCTGGTCGCTGCAACCGCTCAGCCGGGTCGCGGCCACCGCCACCCGGGTGAGCGAGCTCCCCCTGGCCAGCGGCGAGGTGGTCCTGCCGCCCCGCGTCCCGGCCGCCGATCCGCGCGGCGAGGTCGGCCGGATGGCGACGGCCTTCAACCGGATGCTGGGCCACGTCGAGAACGCCCTGACCAAACGCCACGCCAGTGAGGAGCGGCTGCGGCGCTTCGCCGCCGACGCCAGCCACGAGCTGCGCACCCCGGTCGCCTCGGTCCGCGGCCACGCCGAGCTGGCCCTGCTGCACCCGGGTCCGGTGCCGCCCGAGGTCGCCCGGGCCCTGGAGCGCATCACGGCCGAGTCCGCGCGCATGGGCGAGATGGTGGACGACCTGCTCCTGCTGGCCCGCCTCGACGCGGGACGCCCGCTGGAGCGCCGTCCGGTCGACCTCACCCGGCTGGTCCTGGACGCGGTGGCCGACGCCCGCGCCGCGGGCCCCGGCCACCGCTGGACCCTCGACCTGCCGGAGGAGCCGGTCACGGTGACGGGCGACGCCCACCGGCTGCACCAGGTGGTGGCCAACCTGCTGGCCAACGCGCGTCTGCACACGCCCGTGGGCACGTGGGTGACGGTGACCCTCGCAACCGGCGGGGACGCGGCCTCCCTCTCCGTCCACGACAACGGCCCCGGCGTTCCCGAGGAGGTCCGGCCCCACGTCTTCGAACGCTTCACCCGGGCGGAGCACCGCCGCCGCCCGGACGCCTCCGGCGGCGGCGCGGGCCTCGGCCTGTCGATCGTGGCGGCGGTGGTGGAGGCGCACGGCGGGGGCGTGGTGCTGGACGGCGGGCCGGGGGCCACCGCGTTCACCGTGCGGCTCCCCTCCGGCTGA
- a CDS encoding argininosuccinate synthase encodes MTERVVLAYSGGLDTSVAIGWIAEETGAEVIAVAVDVGQGGEDLDVIRKRALACGAVEAEVADARDEFADEYCLPAIKANALYMDRYPLVSALSRPAIVKHLVAAAEKHGATTVAHGCTGKGNDQVRFEAGIVALAPGLRCIAPVRDYAMTRDKAIAFCEEKRLPIATTKKSPYSIDQNVFGRAVETGFLEDIWNAPVEDIYEYTSNPATPRGADEVVITFEEGVPVAVDGKPVTVLQAVQQLNERAGAQGVGRIDMVEDRLVGIKSREVYEAPGAIALITAHQELENVTVERELARYKRQVEQRWGELVYDGQWFSPLKRALDGFIDEANQHVSGDIRMILHGGRAVVSGRRSQSSLYDFNLATYDTGDTFDQAAAKGFIDIHSLSSKIAARRDLAQGPRGTSHASA; translated from the coding sequence GTGACCGAGCGCGTCGTACTCGCCTACTCGGGCGGTCTGGACACCTCCGTCGCCATCGGCTGGATCGCCGAGGAGACGGGCGCCGAGGTCATCGCCGTGGCGGTCGACGTCGGCCAGGGCGGCGAGGACCTGGACGTCATCCGCAAGCGCGCGCTCGCCTGCGGTGCCGTCGAGGCCGAGGTCGCCGACGCCAGGGACGAGTTCGCCGACGAGTACTGCCTCCCGGCGATCAAGGCCAACGCCCTCTACATGGACCGCTACCCGCTGGTCTCCGCCCTGTCCCGGCCGGCGATCGTCAAGCACCTCGTCGCCGCCGCCGAGAAGCACGGCGCCACGACCGTCGCCCACGGCTGCACCGGCAAGGGCAACGACCAGGTCCGCTTCGAGGCGGGCATCGTCGCCCTCGCCCCCGGCCTGCGGTGCATCGCCCCGGTCCGCGACTACGCGATGACCCGTGACAAGGCGATCGCCTTCTGCGAGGAGAAGCGGCTCCCGATCGCCACCACCAAGAAGTCGCCGTACTCCATCGACCAGAACGTCTTCGGGCGCGCCGTCGAGACGGGCTTCCTGGAGGACATCTGGAACGCCCCGGTCGAGGACATCTACGAGTACACCTCCAATCCGGCCACCCCGCGCGGGGCCGACGAGGTGGTCATCACCTTCGAGGAGGGCGTCCCGGTCGCCGTCGACGGCAAGCCCGTCACCGTCCTGCAGGCCGTCCAGCAGCTCAACGAGCGCGCCGGCGCCCAGGGCGTCGGCCGGATCGACATGGTCGAGGACCGGCTCGTGGGCATCAAGTCCCGCGAGGTGTACGAGGCTCCGGGCGCCATCGCCCTGATCACCGCCCACCAGGAACTGGAGAACGTCACCGTCGAGCGCGAACTCGCCCGCTACAAGCGGCAGGTCGAGCAGCGCTGGGGCGAACTGGTCTACGACGGCCAGTGGTTCTCCCCGCTCAAGCGCGCCCTGGACGGCTTCATCGACGAGGCCAACCAGCACGTCTCCGGCGACATCCGGATGATCCTGCACGGCGGCCGCGCGGTCGTCAGCGGCCGGCGCTCGCAGTCGTCGCTGTACGACTTCAACCTGGCCACCTACGACACCGGCGACACCTTCGACCAGGCCGCGGCCAAGGGCTTCATCGACATCCACAGCCTGTCGTCGAAGATCGCCGCCAGGCGGGACCTCGCGCAGGGCCCACGGGGCACCTCGCACGCATCGGCCTGA
- a CDS encoding response regulator transcription factor — protein sequence MNTTRSGRPALTRPDGTPLRVLVVDDDPDLAEVLTGALRYEGWQVRAAGDGSRAVAAARELLPDAVVLDVMLPDTDGFTVLRRLHEVKPDVCVLLLTARDAVEDRIAGITAGGDDYVTKPFSLEEVVARLRGLLRRAGMARQQDGGPRLTVGDLAMDEEAREVTRAGELIELSPTEFELLRFLMRNPRRVLSKAQILDRVWSYDFGGRAHVVELYISYLRKKVDAGREPMIHTVRGAGYVLKPVTR from the coding sequence ATGAACACGACCCGCTCCGGCCGCCCCGCCCTCACCCGCCCCGACGGCACACCGCTGCGCGTCCTCGTCGTCGACGACGACCCCGACCTCGCCGAGGTGCTCACCGGCGCCCTGCGCTACGAGGGCTGGCAGGTGCGCGCGGCCGGCGACGGGTCCCGCGCGGTCGCCGCCGCGCGGGAGCTGCTGCCCGACGCCGTCGTCCTGGACGTGATGCTCCCCGACACCGACGGCTTCACCGTGCTGCGCCGCCTGCACGAGGTGAAGCCCGACGTGTGCGTGCTCCTCCTCACCGCCCGCGACGCCGTCGAGGACCGCATCGCCGGCATCACCGCGGGCGGTGACGACTACGTCACCAAACCCTTCAGCCTGGAGGAGGTCGTCGCCCGGCTGCGCGGACTGCTGCGCCGCGCCGGCATGGCCCGCCAGCAGGACGGGGGACCGCGGCTGACCGTGGGCGACCTGGCCATGGACGAGGAGGCCCGCGAGGTGACCCGGGCCGGCGAGCTGATCGAGCTCTCGCCCACCGAGTTCGAGCTGCTCCGCTTCCTCATGCGCAATCCGCGCCGCGTCCTCAGCAAGGCCCAGATCCTCGACCGGGTCTGGTCCTACGACTTCGGCGGCCGGGCCCACGTCGTCGAGCTGTACATCTCCTACCTGCGCAAGAAGGTGGACGCGGGCCGCGAGCCCATGATCCACACGGTGCGGGGGGCGGGCTACGTGCTGAAGCCGGTGACGCGATGA